One candidate division WOR-3 bacterium genomic region harbors:
- a CDS encoding T9SS type A sorting domain-containing protein has product MKRYFLFLFLPTLIWPIWDTKWLNLNRWGCAFTNYGIFGQDNQHPGAYWPRPLRNFYIYGAGFWFGCINNNDTLVTTGYEPNSAYSEIVPTLCRYWRHGYDNPLDKIYTYPDTWPPPRDRFPMAPINPVSERDFWCCFCDSDPVFHYPPDTARPIGIDCALTVYSFSDSLAQDFIFLKYEIFNYNQYPINNGYFGILIDADVGDYSDDFGGWFSRLQTGFIGDYDNHENPGSSWERGTPGVVAIRFLTTNPPCSLSSFRLYSIENDPRNDPERYQLMTPGFTLDSLPGDMRLLLSLGPFHLLPESSITFYFALIGAKYGEENEPPQIRDTMDIVMASELAETIFYQRIGIEETYLKPASDFPYRIYPNPFSRKLFILSQSNEKIKVEIYNTEGKLVKRLSGQKNLFWEGRDERNRKLPSGIYILKIRSGRKEMLEKVLRMR; this is encoded by the coding sequence ATGAAAAGATATTTTCTTTTTTTATTTTTACCTACCCTCATCTGGCCGATATGGGATACGAAATGGCTCAATCTCAACCGTTGGGGATGTGCTTTTACCAACTACGGCATCTTTGGGCAAGATAACCAACACCCTGGTGCTTACTGGCCTAGACCTTTAAGAAACTTTTATATCTATGGCGCCGGTTTCTGGTTTGGTTGTATCAATAATAATGACACCTTAGTGACAACCGGTTATGAGCCAAACTCCGCTTATTCAGAAATTGTCCCCACCCTTTGCCGTTATTGGCGTCACGGTTATGATAACCCCTTAGATAAAATCTATACCTATCCCGATACTTGGCCACCACCAAGAGATAGATTTCCGATGGCACCAATCAATCCCGTATCCGAGAGGGATTTCTGGTGCTGTTTCTGTGATTCCGACCCAGTATTCCACTATCCCCCGGACACCGCCCGACCGATTGGCATTGATTGCGCCCTAACCGTTTATTCTTTTTCTGACTCCTTGGCTCAGGATTTTATCTTCCTCAAATACGAGATTTTTAACTATAACCAATACCCAATAAATAACGGATATTTCGGCATTCTCATTGACGCCGATGTTGGTGATTACAGTGATGACTTCGGTGGTTGGTTTTCAAGGCTTCAAACTGGTTTCATCGGTGATTATGACAATCACGAAAACCCCGGTTCTTCTTGGGAAAGGGGTACCCCAGGAGTTGTCGCAATAAGATTTCTTACTACCAATCCCCCTTGTAGCCTATCTTCATTTCGACTTTATTCCATTGAGAATGACCCAAGAAATGACCCGGAGCGGTATCAACTTATGACACCGGGCTTCACCTTAGATTCCCTTCCTGGCGATATGCGTCTCCTCCTCTCTTTAGGTCCTTTTCACCTTCTGCCCGAATCTTCCATCACCTTCTATTTTGCGCTGATTGGGGCAAAATACGGAGAAGAGAACGAACCACCCCAAATAAGAGATACAATGGACATTGTTATGGCTTCCGAATTGGCAGAGACAATCTTTTATCAGAGAATCGGCATTGAAGAAACTTATCTCAAACCCGCCTCTGATTTTCCTTACCGTATCTATCCCAACCCTTTTTCTCGTAAACTCTTTATCCTCTCCCAGAGTAATGAGAAGATAAAAGTAGAAATTTACAATACAGAAGGAAAATTGGTAAAAAGACTTTCTGGCCAAAAAAATCTCTTTTGGGAAGGTCGGGATGAAAGAAATAGAAAACTACCTTCGGGGATTTATATCTTAAAAATTCGTTCGGGAAGGAAAGAGATGTTAGAAAAGGTTCTTCGCATGAGATAA
- the secD gene encoding protein translocase subunit SecD: MRYGKIKLALIIIVIVAVLYSLYPTYQLYFSIPKRENYLKNLLSNAQTKEDSARIQSELVDLEGEKIKIHKRALHLGLDLVGGMHLVLEIDKSQLARGEVKDAADRAQEIIKNRVDQFGVFEPIIQRMGEDRILVQLPGVDRARAKSIIGQTALLEFKLVAEERFTAEVLKKIDEYSKKVAKDTLKEGSFFNYLIDVGKVDLGVDERDLPYVSRLLEEVDTIINPPSRPERDQYEFLFGPLENYEGKRIRRLYLLKKVPELTGKGIASARVDAYQGSNINLANTWIVSLKLNREATRTFASVTGRNVGRRLAIVLDGVVRSAPVIQERIPSGEAMITTGDVNPERARDLAIVIRSGSLPAPVLVIEERSVGPALGLDAINKGIKSVVIAAILVLIFMAFYYKLSGLIADCALFFNILFTLAVLASLRATLTLPGLAALALTVGMGVDANVLIFERIREELRFGRTVRAAVDTGFSRALVTIIDANVTTVITALVLYFFGTGPIKGFSLTLIFGLLINLFTAVFLTKFAIDALLTKVGLRSLPI; encoded by the coding sequence ATGCGCTACGGCAAGATAAAATTAGCCCTAATTATTATCGTAATTGTCGCTGTCCTTTACTCACTCTATCCCACTTACCAACTCTATTTTTCCATTCCGAAGAGGGAAAATTACTTAAAGAACCTTCTTTCTAATGCCCAAACGAAGGAAGACAGCGCCCGAATTCAATCGGAACTGGTGGATTTGGAAGGGGAGAAGATAAAAATCCATAAGCGGGCGCTGCACTTAGGTTTAGATTTGGTTGGGGGGATGCATTTAGTTTTAGAAATTGATAAATCACAACTCGCCCGCGGTGAGGTGAAGGATGCGGCGGATCGCGCCCAAGAGATTATTAAAAACCGGGTTGACCAGTTTGGGGTATTTGAGCCGATTATCCAAAGGATGGGCGAAGACCGAATCTTGGTGCAACTGCCAGGCGTTGACCGGGCAAGGGCAAAGAGTATCATCGGCCAGACCGCCCTTTTAGAATTTAAGTTGGTAGCAGAAGAGCGATTTACCGCCGAGGTTCTTAAAAAGATTGACGAGTATTCCAAAAAGGTGGCAAAGGATACCCTAAAAGAAGGGAGTTTTTTCAATTACCTAATTGATGTGGGAAAAGTTGATTTGGGAGTAGACGAGAGGGATTTGCCCTATGTGAGTAGGCTTTTGGAAGAAGTTGACACGATAATCAATCCTCCTTCCCGACCGGAAAGGGACCAATACGAATTCCTTTTCGGACCTTTGGAAAACTATGAGGGGAAGAGGATAAGAAGGCTTTACCTCTTAAAGAAGGTTCCGGAGTTGACCGGGAAAGGAATTGCCTCGGCACGCGTGGATGCCTACCAGGGAAGTAATATCAATTTGGCAAATACCTGGATTGTTAGTCTCAAATTGAATCGGGAAGCAACCAGAACTTTCGCTTCCGTTACCGGTCGGAATGTTGGGCGTCGTTTAGCCATCGTTTTGGACGGAGTGGTGCGCTCGGCTCCGGTGATTCAAGAGCGAATCCCTTCCGGCGAGGCGATGATTACTACAGGCGATGTCAATCCGGAAAGGGCAAGAGATTTAGCGATTGTTATCCGTTCCGGTTCTTTACCGGCACCGGTTTTGGTGATTGAAGAGAGGTCGGTTGGTCCGGCCTTAGGTCTGGATGCGATAAATAAAGGAATAAAGTCAGTAGTCATTGCCGCCATCCTGGTACTTATTTTTATGGCCTTTTACTATAAACTCTCCGGATTGATTGCCGACTGTGCCCTCTTCTTTAATATTCTTTTCACTTTAGCGGTTCTCGCTTCTTTGCGGGCGACTTTAACCCTCCCGGGTTTAGCCGCTCTCGCTCTGACAGTTGGTATGGGGGTTGATGCCAACGTCTTAATCTTTGAACGCATCCGAGAGGAGTTAAGATTTGGGCGAACCGTCCGGGCAGCAGTGGACACTGGCTTTTCCCGGGCTCTGGTGACGATTATTGATGCCAATGTTACAACGGTGATTACTGCTTTGGTTCTATATTTCTTCGGCACCGGGCCGATAAAGGGTTTCTCCTTAACCCTTATCTTCGGTCTTTTGATTAACCTCTTCACCGCAGTTTTCCTAACAAAATTTGCCATAGACGCTCTTTTAACCAAAGTTGGTTTAAGGAGTTTACCGATATGA
- a CDS encoding 5-formyltetrahydrofolate cyclo-ligase, which produces MTKEEIRQKVWRFLEENDLVNFPRPCFGRIPNFKDAYLASQRLRSLPEFQTAKGIFSAPDGVLKEARRITLQAGKALIVALPHMTDFLEIAGKEFQDKAITINGFRRYGKPPKTEVEIFLQGSVAVDLKGNRLGKGKGYGDKEYEILKAMGLIKKKPTVITIVHDCQIFEDFSYLKEPHDIRVDIILTPTRVIRTK; this is translated from the coding sequence ATGACCAAAGAAGAGATTCGGCAGAAGGTCTGGCGATTCTTGGAAGAGAACGATTTGGTAAATTTTCCCCGCCCTTGTTTCGGGCGGATCCCAAACTTTAAGGATGCTTATCTTGCCAGTCAGCGCCTCCGCTCTTTACCGGAATTCCAAACGGCAAAAGGGATATTTTCTGCTCCGGACGGGGTCTTAAAAGAGGCAAGGAGAATTACTTTACAAGCAGGGAAGGCATTAATTGTTGCTTTGCCCCATATGACGGATTTTTTAGAAATTGCCGGAAAAGAATTTCAAGATAAGGCGATAACGATAAATGGTTTTCGGCGCTACGGGAAGCCACCGAAAACGGAAGTTGAGATATTTTTGCAGGGGAGTGTGGCGGTTGACCTTAAAGGGAATCGTTTGGGAAAGGGGAAAGGCTATGGTGATAAAGAATATGAGATATTAAAGGCGATGGGGTTAATTAAAAAGAAGCCAACAGTGATCACCATTGTCCACGATTGCCAAATTTTTGAGGACTTCTCTTATCTTAAAGAACCACATGATATAAGGGTTGATATTATCTTAACCCCAACCCGAGTAATTAGAACTAAATAA
- a CDS encoding endonuclease V, with product MKITNLIREQEKLRESLSLKNGFEKLELIGGTDCAFDEEDIYCAFIIFSLPESRVIEVKTFQEKINFPYIPGFLSYREKGAYLKVYEKLEYQPDVILFDGQGISHPRGLGLASHLGILLDKPTVGCAKTKLVGKYEMPDKKRGSYSPLIYRGEIVGYVLRTQESVAPVFVSPGHKISLATAKEIVLKTALKYRIPEPLRIAHTISQSLKRRGER from the coding sequence ATGAAAATTACTAATTTAATTAGAGAACAGGAGAAATTGAGGGAGTCTCTTTCTTTAAAGAACGGATTTGAGAAATTGGAACTGATTGGGGGTACGGATTGTGCCTTTGACGAAGAGGATATCTATTGTGCCTTTATTATCTTCTCCCTTCCCGAGTCAAGAGTGATTGAGGTTAAAACTTTCCAAGAGAAGATTAACTTTCCCTACATTCCCGGTTTCCTTTCCTATCGGGAGAAGGGGGCTTATCTTAAAGTATACGAAAAGTTGGAATACCAGCCGGATGTGATTCTCTTTGATGGTCAGGGAATTTCCCACCCCCGAGGTTTAGGCTTAGCCTCCCATCTGGGAATTCTCCTTGACAAGCCGACGGTTGGTTGTGCTAAAACTAAATTGGTTGGCAAATATGAGATGCCTGATAAAAAGCGGGGTTCTTATTCCCCTTTAATTTATCGGGGTGAGATTGTGGGCTATGTTTTGAGAACCCAGGAAAGCGTGGCTCCGGTATTTGTCTCCCCCGGACACAAGATAAGTTTGGCGACCGCTAAGGAGATTGTTTTGAAGACCGCTTTAAAATATCGCATCCCAGAGCCTTTAAGAATTGCCCATACCATTTCTCAATCCTTAAAACGAAGAGGTGAAAGATAG
- a CDS encoding pyridoxine 5'-phosphate synthase: MKKLSVNLDHVATLREARKESFPDPVQAALLCELGGADGITVHLRSDRRHIKERDLRLLRETIKTELNLEMATTEEMLRIALQVKPDVVTLVPERPEELTTEGGLDVVKNFSLIKKRINQLKGAGIITSIFIEADEKQVVRAKEAGADKIEINTDAYAKKSRKGKAGEELERIKKIARHCSEIGLLVHAGHGLDYWNIIPLAQLEEIEGFSIGFAIVARAVFVGLKEAVSEMKRLVCATAR; this comes from the coding sequence ATGAAGAAATTGTCGGTGAATCTTGACCATGTCGCCACCCTCCGGGAAGCGCGGAAAGAATCCTTTCCGGATCCGGTGCAAGCCGCTCTACTTTGTGAGTTGGGAGGAGCGGATGGGATAACGGTCCATTTAAGGAGTGACCGGAGGCATATTAAAGAAAGGGATTTGCGATTATTGAGGGAGACGATTAAGACGGAGTTGAATTTAGAGATGGCGACGACCGAAGAGATGTTAAGGATTGCCTTGCAGGTAAAACCGGATGTGGTCACCTTAGTGCCGGAGCGACCCGAAGAGTTGACAACCGAAGGAGGTTTGGATGTGGTGAAAAATTTCTCTCTCATCAAGAAGCGAATTAATCAACTGAAAGGGGCTGGGATTATCACCAGCATCTTTATTGAGGCGGATGAAAAACAAGTGGTAAGAGCAAAGGAGGCGGGTGCTGATAAGATTGAAATTAATACCGATGCCTACGCCAAAAAGAGCAGAAAAGGGAAGGCGGGAGAAGAGTTAGAAAGAATTAAAAAGATAGCTCGGCATTGTTCGGAGATTGGTCTTTTGGTTCACGCCGGGCATGGTCTTGACTATTGGAATATCATTCCCTTAGCGCAGCTTGAAGAAATTGAAGGCTTTTCAATCGGTTTTGCCATTGTCGCCCGAGCGGTCTTCGTGGGGTTGAAAGAGGCAGTTTCGGAGATGAAGAGGTTAGTATGCGCTACGGCAAGATAA
- the secF gene encoding protein translocase subunit SecF has product MIRLIPKTNINFISRRKITYILSLIIFLASLLSIFLLRGLNYGVDFSGGTVLHLTFRAPIKTEDLRGILQKMGVKSATVQKYIEGYEFIIKIGPADYQRLANFSSDLLTMIKDYYPESEPEILKEETVGPRIGRELQRNTLIALILGIIGILIYVSFRFDFRFGTGAVLALIHDAVIATGFVSFFQIPVNVPVVAALLTIIGYSVNDSIVVSDRVRENLRKMRKDNFLEILNKSINETLSRTILTALTTILVTVILAIFGAAEIKDFAKIMTFGIIVGTYSSIFIVCALVFDWEKKSSPR; this is encoded by the coding sequence ATGATAAGATTAATTCCGAAAACGAATATCAATTTTATAAGTCGGCGAAAGATAACTTATATCCTATCCCTAATCATTTTCCTCGCAAGCCTTCTTTCCATCTTCCTCTTGCGGGGCTTAAATTACGGCGTCGATTTTTCTGGTGGCACAGTCTTACATCTCACTTTTCGGGCACCGATAAAAACCGAAGATCTCCGGGGTATCTTACAGAAGATGGGGGTAAAAAGTGCAACAGTCCAAAAGTATATTGAGGGGTATGAGTTCATCATTAAGATTGGTCCCGCGGATTACCAGCGTTTAGCTAATTTCTCTTCGGACCTTTTAACGATGATAAAAGACTATTATCCGGAAAGCGAGCCGGAGATCTTAAAAGAGGAGACAGTCGGTCCGAGAATCGGTAGGGAATTGCAGCGCAACACCTTAATCGCTTTAATCTTGGGTATAATCGGTATCCTGATCTATGTCAGTTTTCGCTTTGACTTCCGTTTTGGCACCGGTGCGGTTTTAGCCCTAATTCACGATGCGGTCATCGCCACCGGTTTTGTTTCTTTCTTTCAGATTCCTGTCAATGTTCCGGTAGTGGCTGCCCTCCTTACCATTATTGGCTATTCGGTTAACGATTCAATCGTCGTCTCCGACCGGGTGAGGGAGAATTTGAGAAAAATGCGGAAGGATAATTTTTTAGAGATTTTGAATAAAAGCATTAATGAAACCCTTTCCCGAACTATTCTCACCGCCTTGACAACAATTTTGGTGACGGTGATTCTCGCTATTTTCGGTGCGGCGGAGATTAAGGATTTTGCTAAAATCATGACCTTTGGGATTATTGTCGGTACCTACTCCAGTATCTTCATTGTCTGTGCTTTGGTTTTTGACTGGGAGAAGAAATCATCCCCGAGATAG
- a CDS encoding LCP family protein, translated as MRRLFPLILLTLLLFLFSLFLIREFFPPQKKVKEKFTYQGDLGRVFNILVIANDAQMITKKMADGRVVKVLEEKSRSDIIDIVHVNLDKGIVNMLNIPRDMLVHIPGYTKAESDTDFCNLDKINHSYFFGKEKLLKEVLLKNYQITIHRYLTINLYSFSQVFSLLFPYLKDISLRQKTIRNVEEARKLLRSRRLWARDDVDRGRNSIIFMKEVWENIWPLAKRKDFQEEITKNVMRVIGKDTDLTNEDIIYILENLSEKGFDPKNIQLATLIGYQAPVYLNRYQEVLACYLPIYSEIKNQIAYFIFEEEKPAKSYLSDEAFSLPPYVLRNYCPQESNLNSIKRDLTPEHLNAQTQEF; from the coding sequence ATGCGGCGCCTCTTTCCTCTTATCCTTCTGACGCTTCTCCTTTTTCTTTTCTCCCTTTTTCTGATCAGAGAATTTTTTCCTCCTCAAAAAAAGGTAAAAGAGAAATTTACCTATCAGGGCGATTTGGGAAGAGTTTTCAATATCCTCGTCATCGCTAACGATGCTCAAATGATTACAAAAAAAATGGCAGACGGTCGGGTAGTAAAGGTCTTGGAAGAAAAGAGCCGAAGCGATATTATTGATATCGTCCATGTCAATTTGGACAAAGGAATCGTCAATATGTTAAATATCCCGAGGGATATGTTAGTCCATATTCCCGGTTACACGAAGGCGGAAAGCGACACTGATTTTTGTAATTTAGATAAGATAAATCACAGTTATTTCTTCGGAAAGGAAAAACTCCTTAAAGAAGTTCTCTTAAAAAATTATCAGATTACCATCCATCGTTATCTCACCATCAATCTCTATTCCTTCTCCCAAGTATTCTCCTTACTCTTTCCCTATCTCAAAGACATATCCTTACGGCAAAAGACGATTCGAAATGTGGAAGAGGCGAGAAAACTCCTCCGCAGTCGGAGGCTCTGGGCGAGAGACGATGTTGACCGAGGAAGAAATTCTATAATTTTTATGAAAGAGGTTTGGGAAAATATCTGGCCCCTTGCCAAAAGAAAGGACTTCCAAGAAGAGATCACCAAAAATGTGATGAGGGTTATCGGGAAAGATACCGATTTAACTAACGAAGACATTATTTATATCTTAGAAAATCTTTCCGAAAAGGGATTTGATCCGAAGAATATCCAATTGGCGACGCTAATTGGTTATCAGGCTCCGGTTTATCTCAATCGCTATCAGGAGGTTTTAGCCTGTTACCTCCCAATCTATTCGGAAATCAAAAACCAAATTGCCTACTTCATCTTTGAAGAAGAAAAGCCAGCAAAGTCTTACCTCAGCGATGAAGCCTTCTCTCTCCCTCCTTATGTTTTAAGAAACTATTGTCCCCAAGAGAGCAATTTAAATTCCATAAAGAGAGACTTAACCCCAGAACATCTCAATGCCCAAACCCAAGAGTTTTAG
- a CDS encoding CinA family nicotinamide mononucleotide deamidase-related protein — MIKAGIVVTGEEVLRGDAYPTNSLYIARRLSEIGIATSRIVVVTNQKEILEEEIRRQLSSHQILFTCGGLGATPDDLIREVLSRIFRKPLLLDDATLKKIERFYGEKNIPVPEEATKQALYLQSSLLLENSVGISPGMIIQEGEKILIALPGPMEEMKKIFETGVLPFLETTFPLNPFPSVLIRTTGISEAEIMERLAHPKKKFKNCLIRYFPSPLGVDIKITTEKDKDLLAEWQKEVINRLLPYVYGVGKITLEERVGKLLRQRGLTLAVAESCTGGLLGDRITNAIGSSDYFLGGVVAYHNEIKRRVLGVKEVTLKRYGAVSREVALEMARGVQEYFGAHIGLSTTGIAGPTGGSAKKPVGLVYIGLVTGNKALVRECHFPGDRRMVKEQAAQVGLDILRRYLEGYD, encoded by the coding sequence ATGATTAAGGCCGGGATAGTGGTGACGGGGGAGGAGGTATTAAGGGGAGATGCCTATCCAACTAACTCTTTATATATCGCTCGGCGCCTTTCCGAGATTGGGATAGCAACTTCCCGGATTGTAGTCGTTACCAATCAGAAAGAGATATTAGAGGAGGAGATTAGGAGGCAACTCTCTTCCCATCAGATTCTCTTCACCTGTGGCGGTTTGGGGGCAACCCCCGATGACCTCATAAGAGAGGTTTTAAGTCGCATCTTTCGGAAACCGCTTCTATTGGATGATGCGACCTTAAAGAAAATTGAGCGATTCTACGGAGAGAAAAATATCCCGGTTCCCGAAGAGGCAACGAAGCAAGCCCTCTATTTACAATCTTCCCTTCTTTTAGAAAATTCGGTTGGTATCTCCCCGGGGATGATTATTCAGGAGGGAGAAAAAATACTAATCGCCCTTCCCGGACCGATGGAAGAGATGAAGAAGATCTTTGAGACCGGGGTTTTGCCTTTTCTTGAGACAACCTTCCCCTTGAATCCTTTCCCTTCTGTCTTAATCCGCACCACCGGCATCAGCGAAGCGGAGATTATGGAGCGACTTGCCCATCCTAAGAAGAAGTTTAAGAATTGCCTGATCCGATATTTCCCATCCCCCTTGGGGGTTGACATTAAAATTACCACCGAAAAAGATAAAGATCTTCTGGCGGAGTGGCAAAAGGAGGTGATCAATCGTCTCCTCCCTTATGTTTACGGGGTGGGTAAGATTACTCTGGAGGAGAGGGTGGGGAAACTTCTCCGGCAGCGGGGTCTCACTTTGGCAGTTGCCGAGTCCTGCACTGGTGGTCTTTTGGGCGATCGGATAACGAATGCGATTGGTAGTTCCGATTACTTTTTGGGTGGAGTGGTTGCGTACCATAATGAGATAAAAAGGAGAGTCTTAGGGGTGAAGGAAGTAACCTTAAAGAGATACGGAGCGGTGAGTAGGGAAGTGGCTTTGGAGATGGCGAGGGGAGTGCAGGAATATTTTGGTGCCCACATTGGCCTCTCCACCACCGGCATTGCCGGACCAACCGGAGGGAGTGCTAAGAAGCCCGTGGGTTTGGTTTATATCGGTTTGGTCACAGGGAATAAGGCACTTGTTAGAGAATGTCACTTTCCGGGTGACAGGAGGATGGTTAAAGAACAAGCCGCCCAGGTTGGATTGGACATCCTCCGGAGGTACTTAGAGGGTTATGATTAG
- a CDS encoding phosphatidylglycerophosphatase A, with the protein MAKVSIRSVKVLIGTFFFTGLSPIAPATVASFFSLLFPFFLHPFPLLYSLFTIFIFFLGVHIATDLEKIWGKDARRITIDEVLGILVTFLFITRIGKKTLLLGFLLFRLFDIGKLPFIKKSQELKSGWGVMVDDLLAGILANITLRLLTFFGIND; encoded by the coding sequence GTGGCTAAAGTTTCCATTAGGTCGGTAAAGGTTCTCATCGGCACTTTCTTTTTCACCGGTCTTTCTCCTATCGCCCCGGCAACGGTCGCCTCCTTTTTTTCTTTACTTTTTCCATTCTTTCTTCACCCCTTTCCCCTTCTCTACTCCCTTTTTACCATCTTCATCTTTTTCCTTGGGGTTCATATCGCTACCGATTTGGAAAAGATCTGGGGGAAGGATGCGCGACGGATTACGATTGATGAAGTCTTAGGGATTTTGGTGACTTTTCTCTTTATCACCCGGATTGGTAAAAAGACCCTTCTTTTGGGTTTTCTTCTTTTCCGTCTCTTTGATATTGGGAAGCTTCCTTTTATCAAAAAAAGTCAAGAACTCAAAAGCGGTTGGGGGGTAATGGTTGACGATCTCTTAGCCGGGATTTTAGCCAACATCACACTTCGGCTTTTAACCTTCTTTGGAATAAATGATTAA
- a CDS encoding HNH endonuclease, with the protein MRKALRRKILRRDRRTCQLCGKKGAGQIHHLIPKSKGGKDTENNLVLLCGPCHLLISPIPLKILKRILKIPETEIRRRQKKVKKGLARLKRRLVN; encoded by the coding sequence ATGCGGAAGGCTCTCCGAAGAAAAATCCTAAGAAGGGACCGGCGAACTTGCCAACTCTGTGGGAAAAAAGGAGCGGGTCAAATTCACCATCTCATCCCGAAAAGTAAAGGTGGAAAAGATACGGAAAATAACTTAGTTCTTCTTTGTGGTCCTTGCCACCTCTTAATCAGTCCTATTCCCCTAAAGATCCTAAAGAGAATTTTAAAAATTCCCGAAACCGAAATCAGAAGACGCCAGAAAAAAGTGAAAAAGGGTCTGGCACGATTAAAAAGGCGATTGGTTAATTGA
- the chrA gene encoding chromate efflux transporter, translating to MKDSIRREGPTLKSLLLIFLKIGAIGFGGGMAMLGLIREHLVRRKNWISDEDLSVAVAMGQILPGPFVPNYVEYIGYKLFRLKGMILSVIFFLLPSYLITLSLSFLYFHHQRVGFLEDAFSFINPAIPAVLFYCAIRMGRDYLKDFSSIIFSFIAFWGLYFKLELFFIISLLGILGILLNRMRPIRRHFFFSFSPILLLQLFYIFLKIGALIFGGGFAAIPFIEREIVTSRGLLTSRAFIDGVAISQITPGPVAILATFVGYGVGGILGSLVATVAIFLPSFFMLLFLIKVYERIKENFYVKSFLSGVKPGMVGILIFSAFSLGRVAIFDFRTIITAFLSFFLLFLLEPIFIILSLGIFGIILGVK from the coding sequence GTGAAAGATAGTATCCGAAGAGAAGGACCAACCTTAAAGTCTTTACTCCTCATCTTTCTAAAGATTGGCGCCATCGGCTTTGGGGGTGGGATGGCGATGCTCGGTTTAATAAGGGAGCATTTGGTTAGAAGAAAGAATTGGATTAGCGATGAGGATTTATCTGTAGCGGTAGCGATGGGACAAATCCTTCCTGGTCCTTTTGTTCCTAATTATGTGGAGTATATTGGCTATAAGTTATTCCGGCTCAAAGGGATGATTTTATCCGTAATCTTCTTCCTTCTTCCTTCTTATCTTATCACCCTTTCTTTGAGTTTTCTATATTTTCACCATCAAAGAGTAGGTTTCTTAGAAGATGCCTTTTCTTTTATCAATCCGGCAATCCCAGCGGTTCTTTTCTATTGTGCAATTCGGATGGGTAGAGATTATTTGAAGGATTTTTCTTCAATTATTTTTTCTTTTATCGCCTTTTGGGGTTTATATTTTAAGTTGGAACTGTTCTTTATCATCTCCCTTTTGGGTATTTTGGGTATCCTATTAAATAGGATGCGCCCGATAAGACGCCATTTCTTCTTTTCTTTTTCCCCCATTTTATTACTCCAACTCTTTTATATCTTCCTAAAGATTGGTGCCTTAATCTTTGGTGGCGGTTTCGCCGCTATCCCTTTTATTGAGAGAGAGATTGTTACCAGTCGCGGCTTATTAACTTCCAGGGCATTTATTGATGGTGTGGCGATTAGCCAGATCACTCCCGGTCCCGTAGCCATCCTTGCCACTTTTGTTGGCTACGGGGTGGGTGGCATTTTGGGTAGTTTGGTGGCGACGGTGGCCATCTTCTTACCATCTTTTTTTATGCTCCTATTCTTAATCAAAGTTTATGAAAGGATCAAGGAGAATTTTTATGTGAAATCATTCTTATCAGGAGTGAAGCCGGGGATGGTTGGCATTTTAATCTTTTCCGCTTTTTCCTTAGGGAGGGTAGCAATTTTTGATTTCCGAACAATTATTACCGCCTTTCTCTCTTTCTTCCTGCTTTTTCTCTTAGAGCCGATATTTATTATTCTCAGTTTAGGAATTTTCGGGATTATTTTAGGGGTTAAATAA
- a CDS encoding flavin reductase family protein, whose translation MKRPIKGSRYRLFHPKLTFLLTSVDKKGRENVMSLAWATPISEEPPLVAIAVGKDSLTASNIKQTKEFVLNIPNEKLLSAVWICGTKSGRETDKFQKAKLTKEKANFVKPPYIKECLGHIECRVKKTLVLGECFLFIGEIVYAVAEGDFFQNFWSSAANLILHLGGKKFTSPR comes from the coding sequence ATGAAAAGACCGATTAAAGGGAGCCGATATCGTTTATTTCACCCCAAGTTAACTTTTCTTTTAACCTCCGTTGATAAAAAGGGAAGAGAAAATGTGATGTCCTTGGCTTGGGCGACACCGATTTCCGAAGAACCACCTCTGGTAGCGATTGCGGTCGGGAAGGATAGTTTAACCGCTTCTAATATCAAACAGACAAAGGAATTCGTCTTAAACATCCCAAACGAAAAATTATTATCGGCGGTCTGGATTTGTGGGACGAAGTCCGGAAGGGAGACCGATAAGTTTCAAAAAGCAAAGTTGACCAAGGAGAAGGCAAACTTTGTTAAACCTCCCTATATTAAAGAATGTCTGGGACATATTGAATGTCGGGTGAAAAAGACATTGGTCCTTGGAGAATGCTTTCTCTTTATTGGGGAGATAGTTTATGCAGTAGCGGAGGGAGATTTCTTCCAAAACTTTTGGAGCAGCGCCGCCAATCTCATTTTGCATCTCGGCGGTAAGAAATTTACCTCCCCGAGATGA